GAGGGTGGGGGAGGTGTGGGCCTCGGCCATGGCTGTCGTCGTGCTCTCTTCCTGCGTGTTGTGGTGTTCCGCGGCCCGCCCGGGCGGGCGGGCCGTCGGCTGTGCGCGGGGGCGGCGGGTCAGCCGACCGCGCCCTCCATCTGCAGCTCGATCAGCCGGTTGAGCTCCAGCGCGTACTCCATCGGCAGTTCCTTGGCGATCGGCTCGACGAAGCCGCGCACGATCATCGCCATCGCCTCGTCCTCGCTCAGACCGCGGCTCATCAGGTAGAAGAGCTGGTCCTCGGAGACCTTGGAGACGGTCGCCTCGTGGCCCATGGACACGTCGTCCTCGCGGACGTCGACGTACGGGTACGTGTCCGAGCGGGAGATGGTGTCGACGAGCAGGGCGTCGCAGAGCACGTTCGACTTGGCGCCGGGGGCGCCCTCGCCGATCTCGATGAGGCCGCGGTAGGAGGTGCGGCCGCCGCCGCGGGCCACGGACTTCGAGACGATGTTGGACGACGTGTTCGGCGCCATGTGGACCATCTTGGCGCCCGCGTCCTGGTGCTGGCCCTCGCCCGCGAAGGCGATGGAGAGCGTCTCGCCCTTGGCGTGCTCGCCCATCAGGTAGACGGCGGGGTACTTCATCGTCACCTTGGAGCCGATGTTGCCGTCGATCCACTCCATGGTGGCACCCTCGTAGGCGACGGCACGCTTGGTGACCAGGTTGTAGACGTTGTTCGACCAGTTCTGGATGGTCGTGTAGCGGCAGCGGGCGTTCTTCTTGACGATGATCTCGACGACCGCGGAGTGCAGCGAGTCCGACTTGTAGATCGGCGCCGTGCAGCCCTCGACGTAGTGCACGTAGGCACCCTCGTCGACGATGATCAGGGTCCGCTCGAACTGGCCCATGTTCTCCGTGTTGATGCGGAAGTAGGCCTGGAGCGGGATCTCGACGTGCACGCCCTTCGGCACGTAGATGAAGGAGCCGCCGGACCACACGGCCGTGTTCAGCGCGGCGAACTTGTTGTCACCGGCCGGGATGACCGTGCCGAAGTACTCCTTGAAGAGCTCGGGGTGCTCCTTCAGGGCGGTGTCGGTGTCCAGGAAGATGACGCCCTGCTCCTCCAGGTCCTCGCGGATCTGGTGGTAGACGACCTCCGACTCGTACTGCGCGGCGACACCGGCGACCAGGCGCTGCTTCTCCGCCTCCGGGATGCCGAGCTTGTCGTAGGTGTTCTTGATGTCCTCGGGCAGGTCCTCCCAGGACTCCGCCTGCTTCTCCGTGGAGCGCACGAAGTACTTGATGTTGTCGAAGTCGATCCCCGACAGGTCCGAGCCCCAGTTCGGCATCGGCTTCTTCTCGAAGAGCCGCAGGCCCTTCAGCCGCAGCTTCGTCATCCACTCCGGCTCGGACTTCTTGCCCGAGATGTCGCGGACGACGTCCTCGTTGATGCCGCGCTTGGCGGAGGCACCGGCCGTGTCGGAGTCGGCCCAGCCGTATTCGTACTTGCCCAGGCCCTCGAGTTCGGGGTGGGCAGTCTCCGTGGGGAGAGTCATGCGGGGTTCCTCCCGGCCGTGCGTGCAGATGCTTCGTGGGAAATCTTGGGGATGAACGTCGTGCAGACGCCGTCGCCGTGCGCGATGGTCGCCAGTCGCTGCACGTGTGTACCCAACAGTTGGGAGAACACTTCTGTTTCCGCCTCGCAGAGCTGCGGGAACTGTTCCGCGACGTGGGCGACCGGGCAGTGGTGCTGGCAGAGCTGCTCGCCGTGGTGCGGGAGGGGCGCGCTGCGTGCCGTGGCAGCGTACCCGTCCGCGCTCAGCGCCCTGGCCAGGGCCTCGGTGCGCTCCTCGGGGTCGGCGGCGTCGATCGCCGCACGGTAGGCGGCGGCCTGCTCGGCGATCCGGGCGCGGGCGAAGGCGACGACCGCCTCGTCGCCGCCGAAGCGCTCCCGGATGAAGCGGAGCGCGTCCGCGGCGAGCTGGTCGTAGGACTGGTCGAAGGCGTCCCGGCCGCAGTCGGTCAGCGCGAACACCTTGGCGGGACGGCCGCGGGTGCGGGCGCCGTAGACCCGGCGCTCACGGGCCTCCACGACGTTGTCCGCGAGCAGCGCGTCCAAATGCCGGCGTACGGCGGCCTGGGTGAGGCCGAGGCGGCCGGCGAGCTCGGCGACGGTCGAGGGGCCGTGGTCCAGGACGGAGCGCGCGACACGGTTGCGGGTGGACCGCTCACCGGTCGCGAGTTCCTCCTGCGGAGCCTCGCCGACGTTTTTCACAACGCCATTGTTGCGTAATTCGCCGGGCCCCGGCAAGCGAGGGTCCGCCGGGCGGGTGGTGGGCTGGATCACTTAGGCATACCTAAGCTGACCTGCGGAAACGGTTCGGGGGCGCGTGGGGTGCGGGCCGGTGGGGGCCGTCCACGCAGTTCCCCGCGCCCCTACAAGCGGGGGGTGCCACCTGCTCTTTTAGGGGCGCGGGACTCTGTCGATCCGCGGCTCCGCCGCGTGGGCGCGACAAGCCACAACGCGCCCCGCACCCG
The DNA window shown above is from Streptomyces sp. NBC_00670 and carries:
- the sufB gene encoding Fe-S cluster assembly protein SufB, which gives rise to MTLPTETAHPELEGLGKYEYGWADSDTAGASAKRGINEDVVRDISGKKSEPEWMTKLRLKGLRLFEKKPMPNWGSDLSGIDFDNIKYFVRSTEKQAESWEDLPEDIKNTYDKLGIPEAEKQRLVAGVAAQYESEVVYHQIREDLEEQGVIFLDTDTALKEHPELFKEYFGTVIPAGDNKFAALNTAVWSGGSFIYVPKGVHVEIPLQAYFRINTENMGQFERTLIIVDEGAYVHYVEGCTAPIYKSDSLHSAVVEIIVKKNARCRYTTIQNWSNNVYNLVTKRAVAYEGATMEWIDGNIGSKVTMKYPAVYLMGEHAKGETLSIAFAGEGQHQDAGAKMVHMAPNTSSNIVSKSVARGGGRTSYRGLIEIGEGAPGAKSNVLCDALLVDTISRSDTYPYVDVREDDVSMGHEATVSKVSEDQLFYLMSRGLSEDEAMAMIVRGFVEPIAKELPMEYALELNRLIELQMEGAVG
- a CDS encoding helix-turn-helix transcriptional regulator, with translation MKNVGEAPQEELATGERSTRNRVARSVLDHGPSTVAELAGRLGLTQAAVRRHLDALLADNVVEARERRVYGARTRGRPAKVFALTDCGRDAFDQSYDQLAADALRFIRERFGGDEAVVAFARARIAEQAAAYRAAIDAADPEERTEALARALSADGYAATARSAPLPHHGEQLCQHHCPVAHVAEQFPQLCEAETEVFSQLLGTHVQRLATIAHGDGVCTTFIPKISHEASARTAGRNPA